One Desulfosoma sp. DNA segment encodes these proteins:
- the rpmG gene encoding 50S ribosomal protein L33 produces MRVLVTLACQECKRRNYTTTKNKKTTPDRLSFRKYCKFCNAHTVHKETK; encoded by the coding sequence ATGCGAGTATTGGTCACTTTAGCGTGCCAGGAGTGTAAACGGCGCAACTACACGACCACAAAAAACAAAAAGACGACCCCGGATCGTCTGAGCTTTCGCAAGTATTGCAAGTTCTGCAACGCTCATACGGTTCATAAGGAAACCAAGTGA